The DNA window CACGCCAGGGTTCATTTTCCCGGAGGGTTCTCCACCCCTGCTTGGCTCCAGCCCCATGCCCCACAACTCCAGTTCCATTCCCATCCCACACAGGGCAGGAACCTCCAGGCACTTCCTCCATGAAGATCTTGAGGTAGCCGCCCTGACTGGCTGAGCCCAGATAGCGCACGATGTTCTTGTGGCGCAGGCGTTTGTGCAGAGCGATCTCTTCATGCAGTGGCTGAGAGAACCTGGGGGCAGGTAGGGAGTGAAGAACAGGCCAGCTTGGGGCAGAGATGCTGACAGCCCAGCGCCAGCAAGGCAGGCCCCCAGGATCTGCCCCTCCCACCAGCACCCCGGCCCCCGACCTTCCGCAACGTAATCACCCAGCCCACACGCCCCTCCAGACCGCAGCCCACCCTCCGGGTCCCTGCAGTTCTGCGTACAGGCCTGGGCCCACTGGGCTCGTACTCTCGCTTCTGTGAGCCCGCGCACTCGGCTCGACCACTTGGGCATCCGCGTCACCTCCGCCTGCAGTCCCGCCCACAGGACCCTCTCAACTCGCGGTCCCGCCCATTTGACCCGCCCACCTGGTCCCCCACCCCGAGCCCTGAGCCCCGCCCGCGTGGCCTCAGGTCCCAGACCTGCTGTCCCGCTCCGGGATCTCCTTGATGGCGATGCGCACCCGCGTGCGCCGATCGCGGCCGGCGTACACCACCCCGTAGGTGCCCTTGCCCAGCACCAGCCGCTCTCCCGACTCCGTGTACTCATAATCAAACTGGGGGGGCGGGTGAGATGCGGGGTTCACCTGGGCCCTcagcccttccccctcctcaagCTCCCAGCAACCCCTTCCTCACCTCCAGtacctcccctctgccctccgcCTCCTCTGTGGCCGCCGTGGAGTCCGGATTCTTCACCAAGGCCTGAATCAGCCCGCAGAACCTGAGGGGCCGAGATCAGACAGATGGGAGGGGCACCTTGGGCGGAAACTGTCCCCTCTTTGCCGAGAGCACCCAGGGAGCatatcccttcctttccctcaatACACCGAGCACCCTTGCCCTCAGAGCACCCTGACCCCGAAGGGCTGCGCGCACCACTGGCAGTGCCCTCCGCTGGGGAAGCACAGCTGGACGTCCTGAGCCGGGGGAAGCCCGTAGAGGAAGCAGCAGCGCTCGTCTCGCTTCGACACGCTGGAAGGGATGAAGAACCCCAGTGAGCCGGGCAGCCCAGCagcacccccccccgcccccgcccgacCTCCCCCAGGTCTCCCCTCTCACCTGACACCGCTGATGGAGGCCACCGGGAAGGTCCAGCTGGAGGGAATGTCCTGTGAGAAGAAAAAGGTCCGAGAGGGGTGTGGGGACCAGGAGAGGGGTCTGGGGATGGGGGAAAGGCTAGAGAGAAGGGGTGCATAGATGTGAATGGGGGTGACTCACCGGCGATATCACCTGCTTACCGGGCTCCAGCAGGCTCACTGTCACTGTGCTCACCGGGTTGGTACCCTGAGCCTCCAGCCTGGCCGGTAGCAGCACCTTATTCATCTCCAGGACCAGCACCTGCAGATGACAGGGGAGAGGGGTTGGTCAAAAGGGGCCTGCCCCTCTCTCAGGTCCCACACCCCACGGGCCTCACCAAGCACTGCTCCCCTTGGGAACAAGTCATCTTGAGTGGCTGGCAGGACTGTAGCAAAAAGTGGAGCCAGAAGTGGGCATGGTGTGGGGTTTCTCCAGGAGGCTCTAGTGTGGGTCTGAAGTGCTGGTACAGCAGGAAGGTTTCCATCACAGACACCAGGTACCTGCAGACACAACCTTGTCCTCAACTCAGCCCAGGCACCAGCTAGTACTGCCAGGGAGAGTAGACTGGCTTGGATGCAGCCAGAATGTGGCCATTGGGTGCCATGGGCACTGGTCTGAAAGAGGTTCAGACTAGATGCCAGTGGATATAGGTGCAGAAGCTGACAGCCCAGGCCAGCCCAGGACCACCACAGAAGGGGCCACCTACCATACGGGGGCATTGAGCTTGTACAGCTGCTCTGCAGCCAGTGCCACCTGGGTGAGGTCATTGGCAAGGATCTGAGCTCCCAGGTAGAAGCCAACATCCCAGTAATACTGCATCTTCTCCACACAGCCTTTTCGGGCCAGCAGGCAGCCCAGCTTcatgcctgggagggaggggcatgggTTGTATTGAATGTAATTACAACTTTGGGCAAAGCCCAGGTGTAGGCCACAAAATTCATGTGGGCAGGAACATAGAAATGGGTAAAAACTTAGGTGTGGCCAGATCTCAGGTGGGAGTAGGAGCTCAGGCACAGGTGAGGGTTTGGGAACAAGTGTACATGGAATTCAGTGTGTAAGGAACACAGGTGTGAGCTTAGGAACAGCTGTGGGCTCAAGGGCTCACGAAGGCCCAGGACAGGGGTAGGTTCAGGCAGAACAGGTCCAAAAGGGGATGGAGTCGGCCTCAGCTCCAGCCCAGTgtcttctctccctgccctctccccaggcctctcTGAGCTCCTGTGGGTAGGGGATAGGGGTGCAGGATTGGGGTTCACCTATGAGCCGGAGCTCCTTGGAGTCCTCAAAGCGCTGCCCGGCGGCAATGAGAAGCACAGCTGCGTTGATGCCCGAGTGGAGGCTGGGCTCTACATCAAAAGCCTTGCGATACCTGGGGTAAGGGTGGGAGGACGCGGGGCTGGACTGATGCCCACAGCCCCATTCCTCATCCCTCTAGCTCAGCCCACTGTCCACTTGTTTGGGCCCCTTACCAGTGATAGGCCTGCTCCCGGTGCCCAGCATCCTGGAAGTCAGAGCTGAAGAACATGTCCTTATAGATACGGCCACACATGCAATATAGGTCAGGTGCCACTGAGCCCTCAAACTGTACCAGTGGCAGCAGCACAGCCAGTGCCTTCTCCCGGTCCCCAGGCCTGTTCCTcctaggggaaggggaagaaggctGGGGACCCACTTGATGGCCCTGCCTCCACTCTCTGTCTAGGAACCCCCAGACCCTGAACAGCAGGGACCCTTCCAAGGGCCTGACAATCATGAACCCAGAATAGCAGTGACTCTGGTCAGCTCTGATCTTTCTAGAGGTAGTAATCCCAGATGGAAGTGATTTCTAGCTGCAATGACTCTGAGGAGCAGTGACCTTGGATAGCTGTGACCACTCCAAGGGcagcaccaccaccccacccGACCCTGGGCAGCAAGAACAGAACAATAGGGACCATTTGACATCAGTGTGACCTTGGTCAGCAAATTCCTTGAACAGCAGTGATTGCAGACAGCAATGACTTTGCACAGCAGAGACCCATGTCCCCATGTGCTATGACCTGAGCCTTGCTCTGCTACCCACCGGTTGAGGGCAAATGTGTAGTGGAAGCAGACATTGTGCTGCTCGGCCACGTCACAGGTGGGCAAGGCCTGCAGTGTCTCCACCAGCTCAATGATGGCTGAGTAGTCCTGCAGGAGGGAATAGCACGCACTGGCCTGATGGCCGCTGGTGGGTCCCATCGGCCCACGGACCCCGAGGTAAACCTTGAGCTGGGGTCCCCTCCCACCCCGACACCCCATCTTCCCACCCACCATCCTCTGCACACCTCCTTCAGGCCCAGCAGGTAGTGTAGACACCACACCTCACACGGAGAACCCACTGTGtgccccagcctcccagctgcCCTGGGAGACATGATCATCCCCtattacagacaaggaaaccgaggctcagagatgtcAGATAATTTGTTCAAAGCCACCAGTGAGCAAGTGAGTCCAGGAGCTGGACTCGGGTTTGTCCGACACTGAATGCCGCTGCCCCCACTGCCCGCCTCTCTGCACACACCTGCACATCACGGTAGGAGAGCAGCAGGTTCATGATGATGTCTGGGCTGAGCAGCTCTATGCTGTCCAGTCTCCGCTGCAGGCGAGCCAGCTCCTGCCGCAGCTGCTGCCCGCTGAACCGCTCCCGCGCCTGCCGGATGTCCCGCCGAATGGTCTCCCGGAAATAGCCACTGACGTCCACGGCagggaaaggggggagagagaatggCCGGGCTTgcccctcagccccagcccaCTGTACCCTCACCAGCCTCCTCCCGGTGCACCTGCTGAGGGCCCCCATTACCAGGAGTCTGTGGGCGTGGCCTCCAGCAGGCGGGCAAGCCGGCCCACCAGGGGTGTGAGCAGCACCTCAGTGCCCACCCCAGCCTGTACCAGGCCATCAGCCAGGCCCCTCAGGAGGCCCGCATCTCCACATAGCACCCGACCAGTGGCTGTCACCACATAGGGGATCAGCGTGTAGCTGCCAACGGAatcctggtgggagggaggtgggaatcagtggaggtcagaggtcagtaCCAGGTTAGAGAGGGGCAGTGAGGGGGTCAGAGGTCAGCACCAGTGGGGACTAAAATAGCAGGGAAGGGGCACACTTCATGAAGGGAGACAATAGGGAACAAAGGGTCACATGGATGTCAGGGGGCACTAGGGAGGTCAGAGAGGAATGAGGAGGCCAGGAAAGATAGTGGAGGTCAGAGGTCATAATGGAGGTCAAAGGGCACATTGGAGTAGGGGTGGTTTCTGCTCACCGAGTTCTTCTGGAAAATGTCCTCCTGCGGGGGACAGACATTCAGATACTGGTGTTCTGAGTAGGGCCACCCCAGCTCTGTGCCGGCCCCCACCAGCCCGCTGGCCACCTACCCGCAGGGCCTGCAGGTCAGGGAGGTCGGCCTGGGAGCAGAGGAGCACGTTGTTGGTCATGCTGAAGCTCTCCCGCACACCCAGGTGGTAGAACAGGGAGGGCTGCGCCAGGGAGCTGCTCACCTCCAGCACCACCACATCTGCGGGCACACGGGTGGGGGCCCTGAGCCCTGAAGCCCAGCTTGTGGGGAAGGAGCCTGGGGATCCATCCTGGCTCAGCCTGCCTTCCCATTTTGACTCCAGCAGGGTCCAGTtttgctctgggcctcagtttcccccttttAGGGTCCCTCTGGCTCATACAGAATTTGTATCTATAGTATTGCAAGGAAAGGAGTGGAGCTCCCTGGGCTATGACTCATATCCCACTGTTCAGAGCCTGCGGACACTGGGCACAGAGAAGGGGAGGCTGTGCACCAGTCTGGAGCCTGTTCTAGGCCATCTGAGAGGCAGGAGTTGTGCAAAGATAAAAGTCCCCTTCCCTGGGTTCTCAATCCAGTCTCTTGAAAGGGGCTGGCACGAGCAGTGtgctgtgtgtacacacatgtgtatacacacatgccCTGTGCGTGTACactgtgcctctgtgtgtgtgcagctTGCTGTgtctgtatctctgtgtgtgaCAGTGTCTGCGACAGTTTATGTGAATCAAGATATGTACGATTTGTGAGtctgtgactctgtgtgtgtgtctttgtgtcctCAAGGTCGAGTCAGCCTTCATTTTTAGGCTGAGGTTTTATGGACATCCTGCAAGTACGGTTACTGGACTCTTGCATGAACAAATAAGTATCGGGGGCGGGGCGTCCGGGATGGCGAGAGGGCGGGGTGACCCGCGCGGGAATAGCCGCCTTCTGGTCCCGCCCCCGGACGACCCTGCTCCGCCTCCAGCACGCCCCAGCTGGGCCCATTCTCTCGGAACTACTGGGGGTCTCATAACCCAAGCTCCCTCGCCTGGAATCCAGTGCAGTTGGGCAGTTGGTCCCCTTcacttctctttctgcctctccagCTGGATCCTCGGAAGTAGTATAGGACCCCTGAATTCCAGGCCCACATGTTACGGCTCCTTTCCCCAGTCCAAGTTCCACCTCCCAGGATTCTCCGTCATGAGCTCCGTGCGAGATCATCCCGAGGCTGAGTTctccaatcccactcctgagatACCACACCCTGCCCCGCTCCCAGCCTCTCCCTAGGCACGGTGCCGACTCCAGAGTGCTTAAGCTCGCTCCAACCCTGAACCCCGAGCCAGATCTGGACCCGCTAAATCCCTGCCCGAGTCCGGCCGTGCTCCAGATCCCCTAAACTCCGCTTTTATCACGGCCCCGCCTCGAGCCCCTAGACTTTAGCTCACTTTATGCCCGCATAGCCCCCTACACCCCACACCTCGGGGTCTCCCGGGAGTCGCCGAGCCACGCCCCTTTGGCTCCTCCCAAGACCCTAAGCCCCGCCCcagcgccccgccccgcccccaggagcGCTCACCCGCGTTGTAGAAGGAATCGAGCGCTGAGGTTTCTCCCAGCGCCAGGGTCCCAAAAGGCAGGCTGCGCAGCTGAGGTCGTGGCCGCGGTCCGGGGAGCTGCGCGCAGGCCTCACGCAGGCAGCGCAGAGGCAGCGGTTCCGCCTCGGCTCCAGTCTCGGGGTCCTCTAAGGGCTGCGGCTCCCGGGTCAACACGTAGACCACGCTAAGCGGCCGGCTTCGCGCGCAGCCCCGGCCCGGGGACGCCGCGAGCGCCCGGCCCCGGCTCAGCGCCTCGGCCAGCGGGTCCTGCCAGCAGCTGCCGGCGCGCTCCGCGGCTTCGGACCTCAGGCACTGCCCCGCCATGCGGGGGCGCTCGGGCGTCGGGCGCCGGGCTTTGGGCACCCGGGGCGGGACAGGAGCCAGGGACAACAGATACCGGGATCTCGGGATCGGGAATCAGGTCAGGATCGGGAATCTCCTACGGGATCTGAAGATTTGGAGATCTGGAGATCCGGAGTCCGGCCGGAGGTCCCGTTTGGGAATCTGGTGTCCAGGGCGAAATCCGGCCTCTGACTTGTAAGGTCCTGAGGATCTGAAATCGGGCATTGGGGTCCCGGGAATCTTGGGCATCCGATGATCCGCGACTCAGAGTCACGTGGGAGATCCCGGGAATCGGTCAGGCAGTGCTCACCACCCGGATTCCGCAGGAGAGCGCCGGCAGTCGCTCTCTCCTGCCCTCACATGTAGGCCGGGCCCAGCCCTTTCCTGGACGACGGGGAAAGCTCCACCCTCGGCCCTGGGGCAGCACCGCTCCCTAGCGGCCCGGGACTCGgcgtcttccctccctcctctcccgccAGAACCTCTGACAGGCGGCTTCCGGGACAGCCTGTGCCCCTGTGCACGCCAACCACTGTGGACTGCTCACAGCAGGCACTCGTAAGACGTGTGcccgggggacttccctggtggtccagtggctgagactccgcactcccaatgcagggggcccaggtttgctCACTGGTCGGGGaatgagatcccacatgccacaactaagagttcgcatgccacaactaaaagatcccacatgccgcaaagaagatttaaataaataaatattttatatatatatatatatatatatatatatatacacacacacacacacatatatatgagtgtgtgtgccCAGGCCAGGGCTAAAGCAGAGGTGGGAATTGCAGGCCCTGCCCCCTGCGGGGTCTGTTGAAAGAAAGGATCTCCAGAGACATTAGTGTGTGAGACAACTTAGAAGGGACAAGGAGGGGGCAACAGAAAGGGTGAGATAGCTGTGCAATTCCCAGCACAAAACCATCCACTTGTAGGACCCAGGGGGCCCAAGAGTATTGTCAGTGGATGCCTGAATCCTTCCAAGTCCACCACTCAATGCTCCTCTGGCCTTGGCTTGCACACCTCTTGGGATGGAAGCCTCACTACCTTTTGAGGCCAATTCGTCCGTCTTCCTGACTGGAAGGAATATCTTCCTTGAATGGAACTGAAACCTGTGTCCCTGCTCTGCCCTTGTGAGTTTTTCCCAATAACTGGAAGaggtctgcaagccaggaaagggttaaagtgattttcttttttttttttttttaattaaatggattgtgcttttagtaatctttatttatttatttatttatttatttttatatttattcttgtctgtgttgggtcttcgtttctgtgcgagggctttctccagttgcggcaagcggggaccactcttcattgcggtgcacgggcctcttcactatcgtggcctctcttgttgcggagcacaggctccagacgcgcaggctcagtaattgtggctcacgggcctagttgctccgcagcatgtgggatcttcccagaccagggcctgaacccgtgtcccctgcattagcaggcagattctcaaccactgtgccaccaggaaagccctaaagtgattttcttttttttaacgtgGACAGAGGAGCAAAGATGGTTAGCAATGGGGAGGGGTAGCTGAGGGTCCAGAAACTGTACGGGAGAGATAAGATAACCCTGCTTGTTGCCAGGGTGCCCTAGCAAAGCATTATGTGAACCCTGTGGTAAGGGTGGCCCATGCCACAGCCTGAGACCCAGTCAATGCCATAGTTATGGGCAGTGGCTTCGGACATCCAGTGGCGCCCGTTGAGATTGGACTGATAGCAGGATCTGAAATACCAGGCACCACGAACAGTCACCTCGCAGTTGCTCTTGCTTGTATCATGGTTGGTGTCATAGGTGGTAAAGGGCTTCCTGCTGTGGAAGCTCAGGGAGTCCCCTGGCAGGAAGGGGATGGGAGGCACCTAGGTGCCGGCACCTTGGAGAGATGATCTCACAGGAGCCTCAGAGCAATTGTGAGGTGGATGTTTTCAGGCCCCATGAGAAAACAGCAGTGCCAAGGAGCCAGGGTGTTTGCCCAAGGCTACACAGGGGCACTGGGACTTGAGCTCAGGACTGTGGCTCCAAAGCCACTGGCTCTGCCGCCTACCTTGTCCCCTCCCAGAATCCTCAGCTTCCCTCTTGCTCCTTTGTCTCCTCCCAGCTCCCATCTGCAGCCTGAGCAACTGTGCCAGGGGGAGCTGGGAGGGATTTCTCAGAAGCCTGGGCAGGAAAGGGGGCTCTCCTGAGGCACCTCCTCATAACCACTTCCCTCTTTCAAATTTCTCCTCAACAGCTggtgtttctttgaaaaaagcCTTCTCTGGTTCCTCTTCCAAAGCAGATaatgctggggacttccctggtggtccagtggctaagactccgcactaccaatgcagggggcccgggttcgatctctggtcagggaactagatcccacatgcatgccgcaactaaagatcccgcacacggcaatgaagatcccacgtgccgcaactaagaactgGCAGagcctaaataaatgaatgaataagtattaaaaacaaaaaaggcagatAATGCTAACACTCAACAGAGCCTCAGAGGTCTcccacaccctccctccctgcctccttacccattttacaggggaggaaactgaggctctgacccagaagggacttgcccaaggtcacatagttagtaaatgacagagctggacTTAAACTCAGGATTGTTTGCCTCCAGAGCCCAGCTTCTTCACTCCTACACCCCCATGTCTCACGActgccatttttcagatgaggaaactgaggcccacagaggggAAGGAGTTGTCCTGGGTCATTCATGGAGGCCGTGGCAGCCCTGGGAAAGAACCCAGCCTCCCTCACCTTCTTTGCCTACTCCAAGGCCCCACTGTAGGCTCGCTCACCTGCAGTGCCCTCTGAGAACCTGCCAAGCACTAGCTGGGTAGTGACCTGCCTCCCCAAGGAGGTGGAAGGCCCCACAGTGAGCAAAGGTGCAGTTGCCTTTAAAGTCCTCCAGCTCCACCCGCAGCTCCCAGGTACCTGGGGGACAGGgaggcagagatggaggaatCCTCAGATCCCAGGTGGGAAGTCAGAATGTCAGGGAAATGCCCCTCCAGCTCCCTGGACCCTACTGAGAACCTACTCTGGAGAGTAAGCTGGGGCAAATTCTCATTACCCAGCCAGAATTCGGACTCCTGGCTCCCAAGACCTGCTTTGTAGGAGGACCAAGAGCAGAAGAAATCCACGGAACCATCCTGTCACCGCTGGAATAGCTAGGGAGGCAGAGAAGGCTAGCACGGCAGCCATTACTCCAGGCTGAGCATGGGATGAGGAGAAGCAGGGGGCAGAGGCAGCTGAGAGTGGATGCACTGTGGGGGGCAGGTGGACAGGCACCCCCTCTTTGGATTGGGGGCTTGTTGATAAAGTGTGAGTCCAAGTGAGCCTTGCCTGTGAATATGCTGACGAGCTCTACACACACTTATTACCTTTTACTGACTCTCAACTTCACACTGTAGCCTCGAAAGCCCTGGGGGAACTGAAATGATAAACATCGTCCCTGTCCTCCCGAGACGGTCAGTCCAGTTGGGGGTCAGATTCAAAATAACCTGCTTTAGTTTACTATCATAAGAATCAAGATATTAGAGCAGAGAGGTCACCTCCAGAGGCCCACCCAGCCTTACCCTGATGCTCCCTCCCAACCCCACTTTCCTCTTCAAGCCAAGCAGACCCCAGGCCCTGCAGAGTTTCTCTCCTAAATATCTTTCAGTCTAAGAGCCTCTACTTCCATTGTTGCCACTGCCCACCCTCTTCTCCTGCCCTGACCCCTGCAGTTGCCCTAACCTGTGTCCCTACCTGCAGTCTGGTCCCCACTCAATGCATCTGCCACAGTGTAGCCTGAGTCTTCTTTCTAAAACATGTCCGACCTGGtccctcccctgcttaaaactcttccatggctccccactgccctccacACTCCTCAGTGGGTCATTCAGTGCCCTCTGTGAACTGGTCTTTTCAGGGGCCCTCAGTCCATGCTTGACCCACAGCAGTAGACCTCAGCCAACCGCTCCATCTGCTCTCAGCTCATTCATACAGTCCTCCCACACCCTCTTGTACTCTCCTGCCTCCTTACATTTGtctttccctctacctggaatgccctCCTGCACCTCATCTATCTCGAGAACTTCTACACAGCCTTCAAGGCCCTCTCATATGGCATCTCCTCTGTGAAGTCTTCTCAGACTTCATTCCTTAGTGAGTTACGCTTAAGGGGTGCCTTGGCTCTGGTGGGCTCTGGCTCCCCCTAGGGGCCAAGGGGAAGAAGTGCCCACTGGGCCTGACTTCTGAGTCCCTTCTCTCCCTGACACTCACTCACCAGCCAGCCGCCCTCTGTGGTGTCCACGTCACAAAAGACTGGGAGGGCTCGGCCCTCGGGTAGGCACAGATGGTACCAGCCGCTCAAGGTGGCATCCCGGCTCAGCAGCTCCTGGCAGCTcctggggcctggggaaggggagatggaCTGAGGGGGGCCCCCAAGTTATTCCCCAATCCCCACCCCACTCACAGGCAATGGAACAGGCCAAGTGTGGGACCCAGGAGCCCTCT is part of the Balaenoptera musculus isolate JJ_BM4_2016_0621 chromosome 1, mBalMus1.pri.v3, whole genome shotgun sequence genome and encodes:
- the MAP3K6 gene encoding mitogen-activated protein kinase kinase kinase 6 isoform X9 produces the protein MAGQCLRSEAAERAGSCWQDPLAEALSRGRALAASPGRGCARSRPLSVVYVLTREPQPLEDPETGAEAEPLPLRCLREACAQLPGPRPRPQLRSLPFGTLALGETSALDSFYNADVVVLEVSSSLAQPSLFYHLGVRESFSMTNNVLLCSQADLPDLQALREDIFQKNSDSVGSYTLIPYVVTATGRVLCGDAGLLRGLADGLVQAGVGTEVLLTPLVGRLARLLEATPTDSCGYFRETIRRDIRQARERFSGQQLRQELARLQRRLDSIELLSPDIIMNLLLSYRDVQGMIMSPRAAGRLGHTVGSPCEVWCLHYLLGLKEDYSAIIELVETLQALPTCDVAEQHNVCFHYTFALNRRNRPGDREKALAVLLPLVQFEGSVAPDLYCMCGRIYKDMFFSSDFQDAGHREQAYHWYRKAFDVEPSLHSGINAAVLLIAAGQRFEDSKELRLIGMKLGCLLARKGCVEKMQYYWDVGFYLGAQILANDLTQVALAAEQLYKLNAPVWYLVSVMETFLLYQHFRPTLEPPGETPHHAHFWLHFLLQSCQPLKMTCSQGEQCLVLVLEMNKVLLPARLEAQGTNPVSTVTVSLLEPGKQVISPDIPSSWTFPVASISGVSVSKRDERCCFLYGLPPAQDVQLCFPSGGHCQWFCGLIQALVKNPDSTAATEEAEGRGEVLEFDYEYTESGERLVLGKGTYGVVYAGRDRRTRVRIAIKEIPERDSRFSQPLHEEIALHKRLRHKNIVRYLGSASQGGYLKIFMEEVPGGSLSSLLRSVWGPLQDNESTISFYTRQILQGLGYLHDNRIVHRDIKGDNVLINTFSGLLKISDFGTSKRLAGITPCTETFTGTLQYMAPEVIDQGPRGYGKAADIWSLGCTVIEMATGHPPFHELGSPQAAMFQVGMYKVHPPMPISLSAEAQAFLLRTFEPDPRLRASAQALLEDPFLQPGKRSCRPGSPQHALRSSDAPSASPTPSADLTSQSQTFPRPQAPSQHPPSPPKRCLSYGDTCQLRVPEEPGAEEPASPEESSGLSLLHQESKRRAMLATVLEQELQALAESLCLEQEQGSHLGRNHAEQLLRCLRAHIHTPNRRQLAQQLRELQGQLRAQGLGPEILQGPLFAFPDAKTF
- the MAP3K6 gene encoding mitogen-activated protein kinase kinase kinase 6 isoform X4, whose product is MAGQCLRSEAAERAGSCWQDPLAEALSRGRALAASPGRGCARSRPLSVVYVLTREPQPLEDPETGAEAEPLPLRCLREACAQLPGPRPRPQLRSLPFGTLALGETSALDSFYNADVVVLEVSSSLAQPSLFYHLGVRESFSMTNNVLLCSQADLPDLQALREDIFQKNSDSVGSYTLIPYVVTATGRVLCGDAGLLRGLADGLVQAGVGTEVLLTPLVGRLARLLEATPTDSCGYFRETIRRDIRQARERFSGQQLRQELARLQRRLDSIELLSPDIIMNLLLSYRDVQDYSAIIELVETLQALPTCDVAEQHNVCFHYTFALNRRNRPGDREKALAVLLPLVQFEGSVAPDLYCMCGRIYKDMFFSSDFQDAGHREQAYHWYRKAFDVEPSLHSGINAAVLLIAAGQRFEDSKELRLIGMKLGCLLARKGCVEKMQYYWDVGFYLGAQILANDLTQVALAAEQLYKLNAPVWYLVSVMETFLLYQHFRPTLEPPGETPHHAHFWLHFLLQSCQPLKMTCSQGEQCLVLVLEMNKVLLPARLEAQGTNPVSTVTVSLLEPGKQVISPDIPSSWTFPVASISGVSVSKRDERCCFLYGLPPAQDVQLCFPSGGHCQWFCGLIQALVKNPDSTAATEEAEGRGEVLEFDYEYTESGERLVLGKGTYGVVYAGRDRRTRVRIAIKEIPERDSRFSQPLHEEIALHKRLRHKNIVRYLGSASQGGYLKIFMEEVPGGSLSSLLRSVWGPLQDNESTISFYTRQILQGLGYLHDNRIVHRDIKGDNVLINTFSGLLKISDFGTSKRLAGITPCTETFTGTLQYMAPEVIDQGPRGYGKAADIWSLGCTVIEMATGHPPFHELGSPQAAMFQVGMYKVHPPMPISLSAEAQAFLLRTFEPDPRLRASAQALLEDPFLQPGKRSCRPGSPQHALRSSDAPSASPTPSADLTSQSQTFPRPQAPSQHPPSPPKRCLSYGDTCQLRVPEEPGAEEPASPEESSGLSLLHQESKRRAMLATVLEQELQALAESLCLEQEQGSHLGRNHAEQLLRCLRAHIHTPNRRQLAQQLRELQGQLRAQGLGPEILQGPLFAFPDAVKQILHRRQIRPHWMFVLDSLLSRAVRAALAVLAPEAEKEAVPPKSEESNKEEESQRMQQETPVQQNPLPGEPEQGTPPSMVQLGLLRAETDRLRDVLAEKERECQVLVQLTLRHASGEARTWALASEPPAALTVDQGLVQWLQELNVDSGTIQTLLNHSFTLHALLTCATRDDLIYTRIRGGMICRIWRAILAQRARSTPVTPGPQEAE
- the MAP3K6 gene encoding mitogen-activated protein kinase kinase kinase 6 isoform X6, with translation MTNNVLLCSQADLPDLQALREDIFQKNSDSVGSYTLIPYVVTATGRVLCGDAGLLRGLADGLVQAGVGTEVLLTPLVGRLARLLEATPTDSCGYFRETIRRDIRQARERFSGQQLRQELARLQRRLDSIELLSPDIIMNLLLSYRDVQGMIMSPRAAGRLGHTVGSPCEVWCLHYLLGLKEDYSAIIELVETLQALPTCDVAEQHNVCFHYTFALNRRNRPGDREKALAVLLPLVQFEGSVAPDLYCMCGRIYKDMFFSSDFQDAGHREQAYHWYRKAFDVEPSLHSGINAAVLLIAAGQRFEDSKELRLIGMKLGCLLARKGCVEKMQYYWDVGFYLGAQILANDLTQVALAAEQLYKLNAPVWYLVSVMETFLLYQHFRPTLEPPGETPHHAHFWLHFLLQSCQPLKMTCSQGEQCLVLVLEMNKVLLPARLEAQGTNPVSTVTVSLLEPGKQVISPDIPSSWTFPVASISGVSVSKRDERCCFLYGLPPAQDVQLCFPSGGHCQWFCGLIQALVKNPDSTAATEEAEGRGEVLEFDYEYTESGERLVLGKGTYGVVYAGRDRRTRVRIAIKEIPERDSRFSQPLHEEIALHKRLRHKNIVRYLGSASQGGYLKIFMEEVPGGSLSSLLRSVWGPLQDNESTISFYTRQILQGLGYLHDNRIVHRDIKGDNVLINTFSGLLKISDFGTSKRLAGITPCTETFTGTLQYMAPEVIDQGPRGYGKAADIWSLGCTVIEMATGHPPFHELGSPQAAMFQVGMYKVHPPMPISLSAEAQAFLLRTFEPDPRLRASAQALLEDPFLQPGKRSCRPGSPQHALRSSDAPSASPTPSADLTSQSQTFPRPQAPSQHPPSPPKRCLSYGDTCQLRVPEEPGAEEPASPEESSGLSLLHQESKRRAMLATVLEQELQALAESLCLEQEQGSHLGRNHAEQLLRCLRAHIHTPNRRQLAQQLRELQGQLRAQGLGPEILQGPLFAFPDAVKQILHRRQIRPHWMFVLDSLLSRAVRAALAVLAPEAEKEAVPPKSEESNKEEESQRMQQETPVQQNPLPGEPEQGTPPSMVQLGLLRAETDRLRDVLAEKERECQVLVQLTLRHASGEARTWALASEPPAALTVDQGLVQWLQELNVDSGTIQTLLNHSFTLHALLTCATRDDLIYTRIRGGMICRIWRAILAQRARSTPVTPGPQEAE